In Candidatus Zixiibacteriota bacterium, the genomic window TCGAGATCGACTATCCGCTGATCTGCGACGTCGTAAACGTCGGGCTCACGGTTGACGGACGATCGATACTCTTCGCGAAGATCTCCGACAATGTATTCATGGAGGAAGATGAGCCGGAAGTGATGTTTACAAGCAGCATGCACGGCGACGAGATTACGGGATATGTGCTGACTCTGAGGTTGATCGACTCCCTGCTGGCATCGTACGGCTCCGATCCGCGCATCACCAGCATGGTGAACAGTATGGAAATGTGGATTAATCCACTGGCGAATCCTGACGGTACTTATGCTGGTGGCAACAGCTCGGTTTATGGCGCTACGCGGTACAATGCCAACTCAGTCGATCTTAATCGCAATTTCCCCGATCCCGAAGACGGTCAGCATCCCGATGGCAATAGCTGGCAACCGGAGACCGTCGCCATGATGAATTTTGCAGAAGCTCACAGTTTCATAATCTCTGCAAACTTCCACGGCGGGATTGAAGTGCTCAATTACCCGTGGGATACATGGTCGAGAAGGCATGCTGATGACGCCTGGATGATCGACGTTTGCAGGGCGTATGTCGATACGGTACATTTGTATAGTCCCTCTTCATACATGGATGATCTCAATAACGGTATCACGAACGGATACGATTGGTATACGATTTCCGGCGGCAGACAGGACTACATGACTTACTGGCGGGGGGACCGGGAAGTCACGATGGAGATATCGAATACGAAGCTGCTTTCGGCAAGCCAGCTTCCCGCACACTGGGAGTATAACAAGAGATCATTCCTCAACTGGTTCGAGTGTTCGCTATATGGCATACGTGGCATAGTGACAGACGCCGTCTCCGGCGATCCTGTCGATGCAGTCATTACTGTTCTGAATCACGACATCGACTCGGCCCGTGTGTTTACCGATCCCGCGGTCGGCGATTATCACAGAATGATCGCAGCAGGTACGTGGGATTTGGAATTCTCTGCCCTCGGTTATGTGACACAGACTATCCAGAATGTAGTTGTGACCGACGGAGATATCACTGAGCTGGATGTACAGCTTGTGCCGCTTTCGACCGATCCTGTGCTCAGCTTCGTTTCGCATGATGCAGGTGCTGTCAATCCGGGCGAGACTGTGTCGATGTACATCACGTTGACGAACGACGGCGGCGGTGACGCGATCGGAGTCAACGCTACTCTGGCGAGCTCGGATGGATATATCAATATCACGCAGCCGACGTCTACTTATCCGCCTATTCCCAAACTCGGTGGCGAAGCGACATCAAATTCGAACTACGTATTCGAGATTCTCCCGAGTTGCCCCAAGTATCATGTGGCCGAATTTCAGGTCTATATCACAGCATCTGGTGGATTCGCGGATACATCGACATTCAGCATGACCATAGGCCTGGAGCTTGAAGACTTCGAGGCGGGGAGCTTCTCATCCTATCCATGGACCATGAGCGGCAATCTGCCGTGGACGATTACTTCGTCGAACCCTTATGAGGGAGCCTACAGCGCTAAGTCGGGAGCTATCACGCATAGCCAGACATCAACGATGCAGGTTATGCTGAGCGTTGTCGAGAATGGGAATATCACATTTCACTACAAAGTCTCGTCAGAATCGGGCTGGGATTATCTGCGGTTCTATATCGACGGAGTTCAGAAGGGGGAATGGTCAGGCGAAGTCGCGTGGGCTGAGGCGTCGTACGCAGTAACAGCCGGTGATCGTACATTCAAATGGACTTACAGCAAGGACGGCTCTGTTTCCAACGGCAGTGATTGCGGATGGATTGATTACATTGTCTTCCCGACTGTTGGCGTACCGGTGGAGATAACGACGACATCGTTGCCGGACTGGACCCAAGGTGTTCCATACTCGCAGCAGCTCCTGGCAACCGGTGGCTCCGGCAACTACACCTGGAGCGATCCGGGTGGTGATCTTGCCGGTACCGGACTGTCGCTGTCATCTTCGGGGCTGGTTTCCGGTACTCCGACTTCAGAGGGGACTATCAATTTCACTCCCCATGTCGAAGATGATGGAGGCTTGTTCGATGACAGGTCGCTGAGTTTCACGATAAATGCAGCTCTATTCATTACATCTTTGAGCCTGCCCGATGGAATTGCCGAAATATACTATTCGACGCAAATTGTGGCGGCTGGCGGCACCGGTGACAGAACATGGAGTGATCTCAACGGTGATCTGGCCGGTACTGGATTGGCTATGACCACCACGGGGATTGTAGCCGGCACGCCTTCTTCTGCAGGCGCAATCAGTTTCACTGCCTATGTTGAAGATGAAGTCGGTTCCCACAATCAGAAACCTTTCACGATTATGGTAGAAGATGCATGGATCTGTGGCGACTGCGATGGATCCGCAGCAGTCGACATCGACGATGTCACATTCCTGGTCGCGTACATCTTCGCTGGTGGCCCGGCCCCTGATCCGATGGAGGTCGGTGATGCCGATTGTCTGAACGGAGTCGACATAGACGATGCCGTTTATCTGATTAGCTACATATTCCTCGGTGGTCCGCCACCGTGTGAGGACTGCCCGTAGATTATATTGACTACTCAACCAATGGCCGACCTGTGCTGGAAATCGCAGATCGGCCGTTTCTGTTTTGCAGCATGCACAGGAGCACAGCTCCTGTGCGTGCTTGTGTATGACACAGAGATCATCACGTCGATTTGCTCCTTGCGATTATGTTGATTTGCAGAATCGGGACTTTTTCAATAAGCAAGGCCGGAGGCGGGAATTTACCGGGCGCGGCTGTAGGTTGCACAATCCACGAGCAGCATTATATGAGGTCTCTCAGATCAGACAGATAACGGTGAGGCAAGGATGCGAGATCAGGTCCGCATGGCAACAAGTTCCGCGACACCATGCCAGTGTCCGCTTTTGCCGCCGTGAGTGTCATAGTAGTCGTACTCTGTATAATAGAGCAGTCTCAGTGGTTTGAAGAATTCGAGAAGTTCGCTATAATCATAGAAGGAATAGACCTCACCGGACATTAGCAGAAATGTACCCGGTTCGAGCTCTGTGGTCTTCTTCTTGTATTCTCCATAACGCGGATCGTCGTATGTGAAGACGGACGCGATCACCAATCCACCCTTCTTGAGCCCTGAAACGATCCCCTGGGAGACATGGTGAGCTTCGCTCTTGGTTATATACTGAAACATGTTGTTCAGCAGAATCAGGGAGTACTTTCCTTTGGCGATTCGAAAGTCGCGGACGTCCTTGTTGACAGTATTGACATTCACACCGAGTCTTTCGGCGCGTTGCTGGCATTTCTGGATGCCGGTTTCGGAGAATTCGACGCCGGTAACGCTGAAATCCTGCTGCGCCAGATAGATGGCATCCCGGCCTTCACCCATCCCGAGATCAAGCGCCTGTCCGAGATTCGCGAGCGAAGCGAAATTCTTCACCAGACTGGATGGCTTCGTACCCCAGTAAAATTTCTTGCCGGCATATTTCTGATCAAATTGCTCTTTAGACATCAGCTCCAACCACTAGTCAAGTCATCTTGGCCGTAAATATAACTATCTTGGGAGCGTATTGCAACTGAAAGTTGAGATAGCTCCATCGTAAAAGAAAATAGTCTATTCATATCCGCCAGTTGGCGGACATATCCCCACAATCCGGTTGACTTTTGCCAAAGATGGTCTAAATTCGTCTAAAACCATGCAATGGTGAAACAATGCGGCCCGCGCCGTGTATATCAAGATACTGCTCAAGACGGCAACGCATTCGACCGGAGGACCTATGGCTGACGACGTTTCACAATCCAAAGACATTCAGGCAGTAGAGAAGCTTCAGCAGGCGCGCAGCAGGATCAAGTCCGAAATCGCAAAAGTCATTATCGGGCAGGAGACAGTAATCGACGAATTGCTGATCTCTATTCTCTCTAACGGTCATGTTCTTCTGATCGGTGTCCCCGGCCTTGCAAAAACGCTTCTGGTTTCGACTCTGTCGAAAATTCTCGAACTGAAATTTTCACGCATACAGTTCACCCCTGATCTGATGCCGTCTGATATAACCGGGACTGAGATTATCGAAGAAGATAAGACTTCCGGCAAGCGGACATTCAAATTCATCAAGGGTCCGGTGTTTGCGAATATTGTTCTGGCTGATGAGATAAACCGCACGCCTCCGAAGACGCAGGCAGCTCTTCTGCAGGCGATGCAGGAGCACGAGGTGACCGCGGCAGGGGAGACGTACACACTTGAAGAGCCGTTCTTCGTGTTGGCGACGCAGAATCCGATCGAGCAGGAGGGTACGTATCCATTGCCTGAGGCACAGCTAGATCGATTCATGTTCAATATTATGATAGACTATCCCTCCGAGGCAGAGGAACAAAGGATTGTCAAGACGACAACTGCGATACAGGATTGGGATCTGACTAACGTCCTCGGAGGTGATGATATATCTGAATTGCAGAATCTTGTCAGAAGGGTTCCCGTCTCCGATCATGTGATAGAATATGCCGTCAAACTCGTGCGAGCTACCAGACCGGGCAGAGATGGCGTGCCCGAGTATGTTCGGAACTGGGTCTCATGGGGAGCGGGGCCGCGCGCATCGCAGTATCTGATCCTTGGAGCAAAGACCAAAGCTGTTCTCGACGGACGATACACACCATCGGTCGAAGACGTGAAATCTGTGGCCAAGCCGGTTTTGCGGCATCGAATCGTGACATCGTTCAATGCCGAAGCTGACGGTGTCGGTCCTTCGGAGATAGTCGACAGGCTGCTTGAAGAAGTCAAAGAGAAGTAGTGTTACGCTGCTGTTAGCAGAGCAGCCAATCCACACAGCAAGGATAGCCTCTCGAACATCATGCCTGATCAGGATTACAGGAGATATCTGAAGCCGGAAGTCGTCTCTCGACTGAAGGGGATGGAGCTTAAAGCTCGTCTTGTTGTCGAGGGCTTCATGGCGGGTCTTCATAAATCACCGTACCATGGTTTCTCGGTCGAATTCGCAGAGCATCGTCAATACATGCCGGGCGACTCGATTCGCGACATCGACTGGAAGGTGTACGCTAAGACAGATCGGTACTTCGTCAAGGAATTCGAGGAAGAGACCAATCTCAAGGCGTATCTCTTGATCGATACGTCCGCATCGATGGGATACACATCTGATGAGAAGCAGCGCATCAACAAGCTCGAATATTCGGCATATCTGGCGGCGTCGCTGACTTTTCTGATGCTTAAGCAGCGCGATTCTGTCGGAATGGTTGGCTTCGACGAGAAGATCCACACATATATTCCTCCCAAGTCGGCGGCGGGGCATTTGCATGTTCTCCTGGAGCAGATGGATAAGCTGAAGTCATCTGAGAAGACAAACATATCTGATACATTGCATCAGATGGCCGAGAGAATCAAGCGCCGTGGTTTGATAATACTGATGTCTGATTTGTTTGATGATCCGCAGAGGGTTCTTGCGGGATTGAAGCATTTCAGACACAGGAAGCATGAGATAATCGTGTTTCATATTCTCGATCCAAGGGAGAGAGATTTCTCTTTCCCGAGGGAAGCTATTTTCGAGGATCTCGAAACAGGCGAGAGGATAACGACTCTTCCATGGCAGATCAAGGGTGCATATCAGAAGGAACTGCACGGCATTTTCGA contains:
- a CDS encoding carboxypeptidase regulatory-like domain-containing protein: MKSRATLAVILLLCLVAFSNATAGETYFKFKIDSPDELLKLTRVISIDRVDGLEVHAYANERELAEFVDLGFSYEVLQHPGTLIQPKMSADKAGLRAWDSYPTYDAYVAMMNQFEIDYPLICDVVNVGLTVDGRSILFAKISDNVFMEEDEPEVMFTSSMHGDEITGYVLTLRLIDSLLASYGSDPRITSMVNSMEMWINPLANPDGTYAGGNSSVYGATRYNANSVDLNRNFPDPEDGQHPDGNSWQPETVAMMNFAEAHSFIISANFHGGIEVLNYPWDTWSRRHADDAWMIDVCRAYVDTVHLYSPSSYMDDLNNGITNGYDWYTISGGRQDYMTYWRGDREVTMEISNTKLLSASQLPAHWEYNKRSFLNWFECSLYGIRGIVTDAVSGDPVDAVITVLNHDIDSARVFTDPAVGDYHRMIAAGTWDLEFSALGYVTQTIQNVVVTDGDITELDVQLVPLSTDPVLSFVSHDAGAVNPGETVSMYITLTNDGGGDAIGVNATLASSDGYINITQPTSTYPPIPKLGGEATSNSNYVFEILPSCPKYHVAEFQVYITASGGFADTSTFSMTIGLELEDFEAGSFSSYPWTMSGNLPWTITSSNPYEGAYSAKSGAITHSQTSTMQVMLSVVENGNITFHYKVSSESGWDYLRFYIDGVQKGEWSGEVAWAEASYAVTAGDRTFKWTYSKDGSVSNGSDCGWIDYIVFPTVGVPVEITTTSLPDWTQGVPYSQQLLATGGSGNYTWSDPGGDLAGTGLSLSSSGLVSGTPTSEGTINFTPHVEDDGGLFDDRSLSFTINAALFITSLSLPDGIAEIYYSTQIVAAGGTGDRTWSDLNGDLAGTGLAMTTTGIVAGTPSSAGAISFTAYVEDEVGSHNQKPFTIMVEDAWICGDCDGSAAVDIDDVTFLVAYIFAGGPAPDPMEVGDADCLNGVDIDDAVYLISYIFLGGPPPCEDCP
- a CDS encoding class I SAM-dependent methyltransferase; the protein is MSKEQFDQKYAGKKFYWGTKPSSLVKNFASLANLGQALDLGMGEGRDAIYLAQQDFSVTGVEFSETGIQKCQQRAERLGVNVNTVNKDVRDFRIAKGKYSLILLNNMFQYITKSEAHHVSQGIVSGLKKGGLVIASVFTYDDPRYGEYKKKTTELEPGTFLLMSGEVYSFYDYSELLEFFKPLRLLYYTEYDYYDTHGGKSGHWHGVAELVAMRT
- a CDS encoding MoxR family ATPase, encoding MADDVSQSKDIQAVEKLQQARSRIKSEIAKVIIGQETVIDELLISILSNGHVLLIGVPGLAKTLLVSTLSKILELKFSRIQFTPDLMPSDITGTEIIEEDKTSGKRTFKFIKGPVFANIVLADEINRTPPKTQAALLQAMQEHEVTAAGETYTLEEPFFVLATQNPIEQEGTYPLPEAQLDRFMFNIMIDYPSEAEEQRIVKTTTAIQDWDLTNVLGGDDISELQNLVRRVPVSDHVIEYAVKLVRATRPGRDGVPEYVRNWVSWGAGPRASQYLILGAKTKAVLDGRYTPSVEDVKSVAKPVLRHRIVTSFNAEADGVGPSEIVDRLLEEVKEK
- a CDS encoding DUF58 domain-containing protein, producing MPDQDYRRYLKPEVVSRLKGMELKARLVVEGFMAGLHKSPYHGFSVEFAEHRQYMPGDSIRDIDWKVYAKTDRYFVKEFEEETNLKAYLLIDTSASMGYTSDEKQRINKLEYSAYLAASLTFLMLKQRDSVGMVGFDEKIHTYIPPKSAAGHLHVLLEQMDKLKSSEKTNISDTLHQMAERIKRRGLIILMSDLFDDPQRVLAGLKHFRHRKHEIIVFHILDPRERDFSFPREAIFEDLETGERITTLPWQIKGAYQKELHGIFEHFSRECRMSNIDYHLIDTSVSYDRALLAYLNKRSRLY